One segment of Rickettsiales bacterium Ac37b DNA contains the following:
- the yciK gene encoding putative oxidoreductase yciK — protein sequence MAKLLQDKIALITGSSRGIGAAIARRYIKEGAHVIAVARNTTQLELLDDYARKHNSAITIVPLDLQEFIKIDELGYEIAKRFGHIDILVGNAATLGVLSPLSHIKPSLWENIIDLNLTANWRLIRSFDPLLHNSKAGRAIFVTSSVTKDVTSYWGPYSISKSGLEMLVKTYAEEISITNIKANLVDPGIVETSMLAQAFPGLDKTHIPKPDDITDIFVELASEHCNINGEILGVHNNDKQ from the coding sequence ATGGCTAAGCTTTTACAAGATAAAATTGCTTTAATCACTGGCAGCTCAAGAGGCATTGGTGCTGCCATAGCACGTAGATACATAAAAGAGGGAGCACATGTAATAGCTGTTGCCCGTAATACCACTCAGCTAGAATTATTAGATGACTATGCACGCAAGCATAATAGTGCTATTACTATAGTACCTCTAGACTTACAAGAATTCATAAAAATTGACGAATTAGGATATGAAATAGCAAAGCGCTTTGGTCACATAGATATATTAGTTGGAAACGCTGCTACACTGGGAGTTTTATCTCCTCTTTCACACATAAAACCCTCTTTATGGGAAAATATTATAGATTTAAACCTTACGGCTAACTGGAGGCTAATTAGAAGCTTTGATCCATTATTACATAATTCAAAAGCTGGTAGAGCAATATTTGTTACTTCTTCAGTTACAAAAGATGTAACCTCATATTGGGGCCCATATTCTATATCAAAATCTGGATTAGAAATGCTTGTTAAAACTTACGCTGAAGAAATATCTATTACTAATATCAAAGCTAATTTGGTTGATCCAGGAATAGTTGAAACAAGTATGCTAGCACAAGCCTTCCCAGGACTTGATAAAACACACATACCAAAACCTGATGATATCACAGATATTTTTGTTGAACTTGCTAGTGAACATTGTAATATAAATGGAGAAATATTAGGAGTAC